From Lysinibacillus sp. SGAir0095, the proteins below share one genomic window:
- a CDS encoding tyrosine-type recombinase/integrase: MASIQKRGKTYQYTISRMVDGKPQPIRKGGFHTKKEATIAAAEMEAMLNKGVIPFLKPAPFDEYFENWVKLYKSNLAKATLKHYSYTYDRIKEFFYNTPLQEISTQDYQKFLNQLGANRSKETVEKVNGHIRACVLDAVDEQIIPRDFTRKGELKYTVDAKEESEKYLNYNDSILLLNRLKKQLDKGLEYYLLLLGLTSGVRFEELVGLIFSDFDFDNNEIYIDKTWGYNSRMPMGFGPLKNKASKRKIKLEKTTMELFKNLFKTIPDNEHHLVFYNEKSIYKVITNERANDALKEILLELNIRPLVTMHGLRHTHGSILLHKKASYQYVSRRLGHKDIQTTLRVYAHLLKETLEENDQIALETFTEMYDE; encoded by the coding sequence ATGGCCAGCATTCAAAAGCGTGGAAAGACATATCAATATACAATTAGCCGGATGGTCGATGGGAAACCACAACCTATTCGAAAGGGAGGTTTTCATACAAAAAAGGAAGCAACAATTGCAGCAGCTGAAATGGAAGCTATGTTAAATAAGGGGGTTATCCCTTTCTTAAAACCAGCACCCTTTGACGAATACTTTGAAAACTGGGTAAAACTATACAAAAGCAACTTAGCAAAAGCAACTTTAAAACATTATAGCTACACGTATGACCGCATTAAAGAATTTTTTTATAATACGCCTTTACAAGAAATTTCAACACAAGATTACCAAAAGTTTTTGAACCAACTAGGAGCTAACCGTTCAAAAGAAACTGTAGAAAAAGTAAATGGTCATATTCGTGCGTGCGTACTTGATGCAGTTGACGAACAAATTATACCCCGAGACTTCACTAGAAAAGGTGAATTGAAATATACTGTTGATGCAAAAGAAGAATCGGAAAAATATTTAAATTATAATGATAGCATTTTGTTATTAAATCGTCTTAAAAAGCAATTAGATAAAGGATTAGAATATTATTTGCTGTTACTAGGTTTAACATCTGGAGTACGTTTTGAAGAATTGGTTGGACTTATATTTAGTGATTTTGATTTCGATAATAATGAAATTTATATAGATAAAACATGGGGATATAATAGCAGAATGCCTATGGGATTTGGACCACTAAAAAATAAAGCTTCTAAAAGAAAAATCAAATTAGAGAAAACAACAATGGAGCTATTTAAAAATCTTTTTAAAACAATTCCAGATAATGAACATCATTTAGTATTTTATAACGAAAAATCAATATATAAAGTAATTACGAATGAAAGAGCAAATGATGCTTTAAAGGAAATTTTACTTGAATTAAATATTCGACCCTTGGTTACCATGCACGGTTTACGACATACTCACGGTAGTATTTTATTACACAAAAAAGCATCCTATCAATACGTGAGTAGACGTTTAGGTCATAAAGACATACAAACAACCTTGAGAGTTTATGCACACCTTCTAAAAGAAACATTAGAAGAAAATGATCAAATAGCGCTCGAAACATTTACAGAAATGTATGATGAGTAG